The following proteins are encoded in a genomic region of Armatimonadota bacterium:
- the aroC gene encoding chorismate synthase, with protein MGNTFGRLFRVTTFGESHGPAVGCVLDGCPSRLSVTVDDVQRDLDRRRPGQSKLTTQRKEGDRVEILSGLCDGQTLGTPIAMLVRNEDARSRDYDELSEKYRPSHADYTYQQKYGIRAWQGGGRSSARETVGRVAAGTFAKKLLVHLNEVEVVAWVDRVADIGSEVDSGTVSVTDVDAVPVRCPDKVAAEKMTERIESVRKEGDSVGGVVACVVRNVPTGWGVPVFDRLEADLAKALLSLPASKGFEIGSGFAGTALRGSEHNDAFRADDAGRVSTPTNRSGGVQGGISNGMPILLRVAFKPVATIMREQDTVTVAHENTTITGRGRHDACVLPRAVPMVEAMVALVLADHALLHRSSRLD; from the coding sequence ATGGGAAACACGTTCGGCCGACTGTTCCGCGTCACGACGTTCGGGGAAAGCCACGGGCCCGCCGTCGGATGCGTCCTCGACGGGTGCCCCTCCCGGCTGTCGGTCACGGTCGACGACGTCCAACGCGACCTGGACCGGAGACGCCCTGGCCAGTCGAAACTGACGACCCAACGGAAAGAAGGCGACCGGGTCGAAATCTTGAGCGGGCTGTGCGACGGACAGACGTTAGGAACGCCGATCGCCATGCTCGTCCGGAACGAAGACGCCCGTTCGCGCGACTATGACGAACTGTCTGAAAAGTACAGACCTAGCCATGCAGATTATACATATCAACAGAAGTACGGAATCCGCGCGTGGCAAGGCGGCGGCCGGTCCTCGGCGCGGGAGACCGTCGGAAGGGTCGCTGCCGGCACGTTTGCGAAGAAGCTCCTCGTCCACTTGAACGAGGTCGAAGTCGTGGCGTGGGTCGATCGCGTTGCCGACATCGGCTCCGAGGTCGACTCCGGAACGGTCTCCGTGACGGACGTCGACGCCGTCCCTGTCCGCTGTCCGGACAAAGTTGCGGCCGAAAAGATGACGGAGAGGATCGAGTCCGTTCGGAAGGAAGGCGATTCGGTCGGTGGCGTCGTGGCCTGCGTCGTGCGCAACGTCCCGACAGGCTGGGGCGTTCCGGTCTTCGACAGGCTCGAAGCCGATCTGGCGAAAGCGCTCCTGTCCCTTCCGGCGAGCAAGGGATTCGAAATCGGTTCGGGCTTCGCAGGCACGGCCCTTCGCGGCTCCGAACATAACGATGCGTTCAGAGCGGACGATGCCGGCCGAGTGTCGACTCCGACGAACCGGAGCGGCGGCGTGCAAGGGGGGATCAGCAACGGCATGCCAATCCTCTTGCGGGTCGCGTTCAAGCCCGTCGCGACGATCATGCGCGAGCAGGACACGGTGACTGTGGCTCACGAGAACACGACGATCACGGGCCGGG